A region of Pseudomonadota bacterium DNA encodes the following proteins:
- a CDS encoding uroporphyrinogen-III synthase: MNAGVLVTRPLQDAAPLATLLESRGLKVFINTLLEIRFFPDPLIDVRGVQAVVVTSANGVRALARLQDFPRSLPLYGTGDATAAEATRAGFVEVYSAQGDVQALAVLIRTSCRPDAGDLLHAAGVHTAGDLAAMLAPDGFVVRKATLYEAVPVQHLLPETVDAFRQGQIGCALFMSVRTAQAFVDCAIRDGIAEYCASAEALCLSPAVAAALDGLSWKAVRAAERPTLEDLLAIISHTLSSPPPPCGGPDPRIKRG, encoded by the coding sequence GTGAACGCAGGCGTTCTGGTTACCCGCCCGCTGCAGGACGCTGCGCCTCTGGCTACCCTTCTGGAAAGCCGGGGGCTGAAGGTTTTCATCAATACGCTGCTGGAGATCCGGTTTTTCCCGGATCCTTTGATTGATGTCCGTGGTGTGCAGGCGGTGGTGGTCACCAGCGCCAACGGCGTTCGTGCGCTGGCACGATTGCAGGACTTTCCCCGCTCTTTGCCCCTTTATGGTACTGGCGATGCCACAGCGGCTGAGGCAACCCGGGCCGGGTTTGTGGAAGTGTACAGCGCGCAAGGGGATGTGCAAGCCCTGGCGGTCCTGATCCGGACATCCTGCAGGCCGGACGCGGGGGACCTGCTGCATGCCGCAGGCGTCCACACGGCCGGTGATCTGGCGGCCATGCTGGCCCCCGATGGCTTTGTGGTCAGGAAGGCCACCCTGTATGAAGCTGTGCCGGTGCAGCACCTGTTGCCGGAAACGGTGGACGCTTTCCGGCAGGGACAGATCGGGTGTGCCCTGTTCATGTCTGTCCGCACGGCGCAGGCCTTTGTGGATTGCGCGATCCGGGACGGGATTGCGGAATACTGTGCCAGCGCAGAAGCTTTGTGCCTCAGCCCTGCTGTTGCCGCTGCCCTGGACGGGCTGTCCTGGAAGGCTGTCCGGGCCGCAGAAAGGCCGACGCTGGAGGATCTTCTGGCAATCATCAGCCACACCCTTTCGTCACCCCCGCCCCCGTGCGGGGGTCCGGATCCCCGCATAAAGCGGGGATGA
- the hemC gene encoding hydroxymethylbilane synthase has protein sequence MTAPLLRIGVRGSPLALAQAREARDRLAAASPELAAPGAIEIIPIRTTGDLTQQLPKDQPLTTMGGKGLFTKEIEEALLRGEVDVGVHSTKDMVTHLPDGLLLGGLLPREDPRDAFFSRSGLKLDDLPAGSVVGTAGIRRQALVLARRPDLKVVPLRGNVETRLRKMEEGQVHATLLALAGLKRLGLESRATEILGIDVMLPAVAQGAIGLETRAGDERINRWVSAASCVVTTAEVTAERTMLAVLDGSCRAPIAGLARLNGTRQMRLEGLVARPDGSQVIRMDISGAAADAAALGEELGWRLKEKMPPGFFGTGNT, from the coding sequence ATGACAGCACCCCTTCTTCGCATAGGCGTCCGCGGCAGTCCGCTGGCGCTGGCCCAGGCCCGGGAAGCCCGTGACAGGCTGGCCGCGGCCAGTCCCGAGCTTGCCGCGCCTGGCGCCATCGAGATTATTCCAATCAGGACCACCGGCGACCTGACCCAGCAGCTGCCGAAGGATCAGCCCCTGACCACCATGGGCGGCAAAGGCCTTTTCACCAAGGAGATCGAGGAAGCCCTGCTGCGCGGCGAGGTGGATGTGGGCGTCCATTCCACCAAGGACATGGTGACGCATCTTCCTGACGGGCTGCTCCTGGGCGGCCTGCTGCCCCGCGAAGATCCGCGGGATGCCTTTTTCTCCCGCAGCGGGCTGAAGCTGGACGACCTGCCTGCCGGATCCGTGGTGGGAACAGCGGGGATCCGTCGCCAGGCCCTGGTTCTGGCCCGGCGGCCGGACCTGAAGGTGGTGCCCCTGCGTGGCAATGTGGAAACCCGCCTGCGCAAGATGGAAGAGGGGCAGGTCCACGCTACCCTGCTGGCGCTGGCGGGGCTGAAACGCCTGGGGCTGGAAAGCCGTGCCACGGAGATCCTGGGCATTGACGTCATGCTTCCGGCCGTGGCCCAGGGCGCTATCGGACTGGAGACACGGGCCGGGGACGAGAGGATCAACCGCTGGGTCAGTGCGGCGTCGTGCGTCGTGACCACAGCCGAAGTGACGGCCGAGCGCACCATGCTGGCTGTGCTGGATGGCTCCTGCCGTGCGCCCATCGCTGGTCTGGCCCGCCTCAACGGTACGCGCCAGATGCGGCTGGAAGGGCTGGTGGCCCGCCCTGACGGGTCCCAGGTGATCCGGATGGATATTTCCGGGGCGGCGGCTGATGCAGCGGCACTGGGGGAAGAGCTGGGCTGGCGGCTGAAAGAAAAAATGCCCCCGGGCTTTTTCGGCACAGGGAACACGTGA